In one Curtobacterium citreum genomic region, the following are encoded:
- the trhA gene encoding PAQR family membrane homeostasis protein TrhA: MQDETATLPHVPFTEEAVTEPPRPAWRGWIHLGTFPFAVAMGVVLITLADSAAAKAGSAVFMASSLLLFGVSATYHRFPWGPTVKKVLKRIDHTNILLLIAGTYTPIAICALPHTLMVVVLWVMWSGAALGIAFRVLWIGAPRWLYVPIYLVLGCAALGLLPQFFAASVPMTVLVLSGGLAYILGALVYGFKRPDPAPTVFGFHEVFHALTVVAFAAQWVGVLIVALHPVR, encoded by the coding sequence ATGCAGGACGAGACCGCGACCCTCCCCCACGTCCCGTTCACCGAGGAAGCCGTCACCGAGCCGCCCCGTCCGGCCTGGCGCGGGTGGATCCACCTCGGCACGTTCCCGTTCGCCGTCGCGATGGGCGTCGTGCTCATCACGCTCGCCGACAGTGCGGCCGCGAAGGCCGGGAGCGCCGTCTTCATGGCGTCGTCCCTGCTGCTGTTCGGCGTCTCCGCGACGTACCACCGGTTCCCGTGGGGGCCGACGGTCAAGAAGGTCCTCAAGCGGATCGACCACACGAACATCCTGCTGCTCATCGCCGGCACGTACACGCCGATCGCGATCTGCGCCCTGCCGCACACGCTGATGGTCGTCGTGCTCTGGGTGATGTGGTCCGGCGCCGCGCTGGGCATCGCGTTCCGCGTGCTGTGGATCGGTGCGCCGCGCTGGCTGTACGTCCCGATCTACCTCGTGCTCGGATGCGCCGCGCTGGGGCTGCTGCCGCAGTTCTTCGCCGCGAGCGTCCCGATGACGGTCCTGGTGCTCTCCGGCGGGCTCGCCTACATCCTCGGTGCGCTCGTGTACGGCTTCAAGCGTCCCGACCCCGCCCCGACGGTGTTCGGGTTCCACGAGGTCTTCCACGCCCTGACGGTCGTGGCCTTCGCCGCCCAGTGGGTGGGTGTGCTCATCGTGGCGCTGCACCCGGTGCGCTGA
- a CDS encoding isoprenyl transferase produces the protein MSGRVQWAGRGILYRAYQRRIRRQIDGQAMPKHVAMIVDGNRRWAKQLGLESAAHGHRAGAAKIPEFLDWCDDLGIEVVTLYLLSSDNLTGRGGEELEQLIGIIADLAGTLADHRDWRVQHVGANEGLPTALVDALETAEAKTAEHTGLHVNLAVGYGGRREIADAMRSIVRAHGEGGGTLDTLAEVLTPELIGDHLYTQGQPDPDLVIRTSGEQRLSDFMLWQSAHSEFYFVEAFYPDLREVDFLRAVRDFGLRSRRFGG, from the coding sequence GTGAGCGGCAGGGTGCAGTGGGCCGGGCGCGGGATCCTCTACCGCGCCTACCAGCGTCGTATCCGCCGCCAGATCGACGGACAGGCGATGCCGAAGCACGTCGCCATGATCGTCGACGGAAACCGCCGCTGGGCGAAGCAGCTCGGACTCGAGTCCGCGGCGCACGGACACCGGGCCGGCGCGGCGAAGATCCCCGAGTTCCTGGACTGGTGCGACGACCTCGGCATCGAGGTCGTGACGCTGTACCTGCTGTCGTCGGACAACCTGACCGGCCGTGGCGGCGAGGAACTCGAGCAGCTCATCGGCATCATCGCCGACCTGGCCGGCACGCTCGCCGACCACCGCGACTGGCGCGTCCAGCACGTCGGGGCGAACGAGGGGCTGCCCACGGCGCTCGTCGACGCGCTCGAGACCGCCGAGGCGAAGACCGCGGAGCACACCGGCCTGCACGTCAACCTGGCGGTCGGCTACGGCGGCCGCCGCGAGATCGCGGACGCCATGCGGAGCATCGTGCGGGCGCACGGCGAGGGCGGCGGCACGCTCGACACCCTGGCCGAGGTGCTGACCCCGGAGCTCATCGGCGACCACCTGTACACGCAGGGGCAGCCGGACCCGGACCTCGTGATCCGGACGTCGGGCGAGCAGCGGCTCTCCGACTTCATGCTGTGGCAGAGCGCGCACAGCGAGTTCTACTTCGTCGAGGCCTTCTACCCGGACCTGCGCGAGGTGGACTTCCTGCGCGCCGTCCGCGACTTCGGCCTGCGGTCCCGACGCTTCGGCGGCTGA